A part of Leifsonia xyli subsp. xyli str. CTCB07 genomic DNA contains:
- the mnmA gene encoding tRNA 2-thiouridine(34) synthase MnmA, producing the protein MRVLAAMSGGVDSAVAAARAVEAGHEVVGVHLALSRLPGTLHTGSRGCCTIEDSMDAQRAANVIGIPYYVWDFSERFALDVVDDFIAEYSAGRTPNPCMRCNEKIKFAALLEKALDLGFDAVCTGHYASIVTDADGNRELHRASAWAKDQSYVLGVLTADQLAHSMFPLGVTPSKAEVRAEAAARGLTVAAKPDSHDICFIPDGDTRGWLAERVGAETGDILDRSGARIGTHEGAHAYTVGQRKGLNIGFPSPDGRPRFVLEVRPKDNTVVVGPKEALDIAEIAGARYTWAGTPPASPDTPFACEVQIRAHADPVPAVARVAGGELVIRPDAPLNGVAPGQTAVVYAGTRVLGQTTIDRAVSAVPV; encoded by the coding sequence GTGAGGGTTCTGGCAGCGATGAGCGGCGGCGTCGACTCGGCCGTGGCTGCGGCGCGCGCGGTCGAGGCGGGGCACGAAGTGGTCGGGGTGCATTTGGCGCTGAGCCGGCTGCCAGGAACCCTGCACACGGGCAGCCGCGGTTGCTGCACGATCGAGGACTCTATGGACGCGCAGCGTGCAGCGAACGTCATCGGCATCCCCTATTACGTCTGGGACTTCTCCGAGCGCTTCGCCCTCGATGTCGTGGACGATTTCATCGCCGAGTACTCCGCGGGCCGCACCCCCAACCCGTGCATGCGCTGCAACGAGAAGATCAAGTTCGCCGCGCTGCTCGAGAAGGCGCTCGATCTCGGTTTCGACGCCGTGTGTACGGGACACTATGCCAGCATCGTGACGGACGCCGATGGCAACCGAGAACTGCACCGGGCAAGCGCGTGGGCGAAGGATCAGTCGTATGTCCTCGGCGTGCTGACCGCTGACCAGCTGGCGCACTCGATGTTCCCGCTCGGCGTCACACCCTCCAAGGCGGAGGTTCGGGCCGAGGCCGCCGCGCGGGGGCTGACGGTGGCGGCGAAACCGGACTCGCACGACATCTGCTTCATCCCGGACGGGGACACCCGCGGCTGGCTCGCCGAGCGGGTGGGCGCCGAGACCGGAGATATCCTGGACCGCAGCGGGGCCCGGATCGGAACGCACGAGGGCGCACACGCCTACACAGTCGGCCAGCGCAAGGGCCTGAACATCGGTTTCCCCTCGCCGGACGGCCGGCCGCGTTTCGTGCTCGAAGTGCGCCCGAAGGACAACACCGTCGTCGTCGGCCCGAAAGAGGCTCTGGACATCGCGGAGATCGCCGGTGCGCGGTACACCTGGGCGGGGACGCCGCCCGCATCCCCGGACACGCCGTTCGCCTGCGAGGTGCAGATCCGGGCGCACGCCGACCCGGTGCCCGCCGTGGCCCGGGTGGCCGGTGGCGAGCTCGTGATCCGTCCGGACGCCCCCCTCAACGGCGTCGCACCCGGGCAGACCGCCGTGGTGTACGCGGGGACCCGCGTCCTCGGCCAGACCACCATCGACCGCGCCGTCTCCGCCGTCCCGGTCTGA
- a CDS encoding cysteine desulfurase family protein gives MPVYLDHAATTPLRPEAAEALVAALGVVGNPASIHSQGQQARRMLEEARETVAATLGCDPVEVVFTSGGTEAINLAVKGMYWSRNTGRKRPRILLPGGEHHATTDTVEWLERAEGARPEWLPLDAAGRILPPEFEGGEDIALLSFLAVNNEVGTVQPTAELVALSRAAGVPAHVDAVSAYGHLPIDFAALGADALSVSAHKIGGPVGIGALVLARTAAVVPLLHGGGQQRQVRSGTQDVAAAVAFAAAARAAESEREAESSRLTALTARLVAGVRAAVPSARLSGPEPASGERVAGNAHFVFPGAQGDSLLFLLDRAGVSVSTGSACTAGIPEPSPVLLAMGRGEADARSALRFTLGRTSTAADVDALLAALPDVCARATRAGLAERATRLV, from the coding sequence GTGCCGGTCTATCTCGATCACGCGGCCACCACGCCGTTGCGCCCCGAGGCCGCGGAGGCTCTGGTCGCGGCGCTCGGCGTCGTCGGGAACCCCGCCAGCATCCACAGCCAGGGCCAGCAGGCACGGCGGATGCTGGAAGAGGCGCGCGAGACGGTCGCGGCGACGCTCGGCTGCGACCCGGTGGAGGTTGTCTTCACCTCCGGCGGCACCGAAGCGATCAACCTCGCGGTCAAAGGGATGTACTGGTCGCGGAACACCGGCCGCAAACGGCCGCGCATCCTCCTCCCAGGCGGCGAGCACCACGCGACCACGGATACGGTCGAGTGGCTGGAGCGGGCGGAGGGCGCGCGCCCCGAGTGGCTTCCGCTCGACGCGGCGGGCCGCATCCTTCCGCCGGAGTTCGAGGGCGGCGAGGACATCGCGCTCCTTTCTTTCCTCGCCGTCAACAACGAGGTCGGCACCGTGCAGCCCACCGCCGAACTCGTGGCGCTTTCACGCGCGGCGGGGGTCCCGGCACACGTCGACGCGGTCTCCGCCTACGGTCACCTTCCGATCGACTTCGCCGCGCTCGGTGCCGACGCACTGAGCGTCTCCGCCCACAAGATCGGCGGGCCGGTGGGCATCGGCGCGCTCGTGCTCGCGAGGACAGCTGCGGTCGTGCCGCTTCTGCACGGCGGCGGACAGCAGCGCCAGGTGCGCAGCGGCACACAGGATGTGGCGGCTGCGGTCGCCTTCGCGGCGGCCGCGCGGGCGGCCGAGTCTGAGCGGGAGGCGGAGTCGTCGCGGCTGACGGCGCTGACGGCTCGGCTCGTCGCGGGTGTGCGGGCGGCGGTCCCATCGGCGCGGCTGAGCGGGCCGGAGCCCGCGTCGGGGGAGCGGGTCGCCGGGAACGCGCACTTCGTGTTCCCGGGCGCGCAGGGCGACTCCCTGCTCTTCCTCCTCGACCGGGCGGGGGTGTCGGTGTCGACGGGCTCCGCCTGCACGGCCGGCATCCCGGAGCCCTCGCCGGTTCTGCTCGCGATGGGCAGGGGCGAGGCCGACGCGCGGAGCGCCCTGCGGTTCACCCTTGGGCGAACGTCGACCGCCGCGGATGTGGACGCTCTGCTTGCGGCCCTCCCGGACGTCTGCGCCCGGGCCACCCGCGCGGGTCTCGCCGAGCGGGCGACCCGGCTTGTCTGA
- a CDS encoding glycogen debranching protein — MTSADPLRDLGVRIGPQGGELRVYSEHADAMELCLFDPQDPSWLVKTVTMTKDAGNVWAGRSQSLQAGSLYAIRVSGPASPQNVFASETLLLDPYARGLVRVGADEWRSIVVGEGFDWGGVGKPGTPLERTVVYEAHVRGLSRLNPEVPEELRGTYAGLAHESAIGYLKDLGVTAVELLLVQAFVSEQRLLRQGLTNYWGSPTLGF, encoded by the coding sequence ATGACCTCCGCCGACCCTCTCCGCGATCTCGGTGTCCGCATCGGACCGCAGGGCGGCGAGCTGAGGGTCTACTCCGAGCACGCCGACGCGATGGAACTCTGCCTGTTCGACCCCCAGGACCCGAGCTGGCTGGTCAAGACCGTGACGATGACGAAGGACGCGGGCAACGTCTGGGCCGGGCGCTCCCAATCGTTGCAGGCGGGCAGCCTCTACGCCATCCGGGTGTCCGGTCCCGCTTCGCCGCAGAACGTCTTCGCCTCGGAGACGCTGCTGCTGGACCCCTACGCGCGAGGGCTGGTACGGGTGGGTGCGGACGAATGGCGCTCGATCGTGGTCGGTGAAGGCTTCGACTGGGGCGGCGTCGGCAAACCGGGCACACCGCTGGAGCGCACCGTCGTCTACGAGGCGCATGTGCGCGGCCTCAGCCGGCTGAACCCGGAGGTCCCGGAGGAGCTGCGCGGCACCTACGCAGGGCTGGCTCACGAGTCGGCCATCGGCTATCTGAAGGATCTCGGCGTCACCGCGGTCGAACTGCTGCTGGTGCAAGCGTTCGTCTCCGAGCAGCGGCTCCTCCGGCAGGGCCTCACAAACTACTGGGGCTCGCCCACTCTTGGGTTCTAG
- a CDS encoding transposase produces MSRLRRSAGKRKYTQAEREAFFVIFKESRSTTIAARELGFNPATCAQWVRKAGLASHGYTGGGMSAHPCKDEYLELRSSGLSRREAVGRVGISPNTGYLWDSRTGDAFIQMVAWSITKTGCLSLLILFSGRRCVRSKPHSTHDSSPCRSVS; encoded by the coding sequence GTGTCCCGTTTAAGGCGCAGTGCGGGGAAGAGGAAGTACACCCAGGCGGAGCGTGAAGCCTTCTTCGTCATTTTCAAGGAGTCCAGGAGTACGACGATCGCGGCGAGGGAGCTAGGGTTCAACCCCGCGACGTGCGCGCAATGGGTTCGCAAGGCGGGCCTGGCTAGTCACGGCTACACCGGCGGCGGCATGAGCGCGCACCCATGCAAGGACGAGTACCTGGAGCTGCGGAGCAGCGGGCTCTCGCGCCGCGAAGCGGTGGGACGAGTCGGAATCAGCCCGAACACGGGATACCTCTGGGACAGTCGAACGGGCGACGCATTTATCCAGATGGTCGCGTGGTCGATTACAAAGACAGGGTGCCTGTCGTTGTTGATCCTGTTCAGCGGGCGTCGATGCGTTCGCTCGAAGCCGCACTCCACCCACGATTCCTCTCCCTGCAGGAGCGTGAGCTGA
- a CDS encoding IS30 family transposase, which produces MRSLEAALHPRFLSLQERELIRDLTRAGLSLCRVAAKLGRSVSTISREIRRNQLPGEGGYHPYVAHRKAASRRPRPKATRLVRNPQLRSYVQRKLTLRWSPEQISRSLIREFPGDAEMRVAHETIYQAFYVQGRGQLRRELTMVLRTGRAKRKPHRSGAARRHRFADPMVMISDRPAEIEDRAVPGHWEGDLIIGGHRNSAIGTLVERSTRFVMLIHLPIDRTAESVRDGLISAVKTLPRELRRSITWDQGSEMAAHKSFTIATDIPVYFCDPASPWQRGSNENTNGLLRQYFPKGKGTDLARFTATDLTNVAHELNTRPRKTLGWETPAERLAKLLAS; this is translated from the coding sequence ATGCGTTCGCTCGAAGCCGCACTCCACCCACGATTCCTCTCCCTGCAGGAGCGTGAGCTGATCCGGGACCTGACCAGGGCCGGCCTTTCGTTGTGTCGGGTCGCGGCCAAGCTTGGTCGCTCGGTGTCGACGATCAGTCGAGAGATTCGCCGGAATCAGCTTCCTGGAGAGGGCGGCTACCATCCATACGTGGCGCATCGGAAAGCGGCCAGCCGCCGACCGCGACCGAAAGCCACGAGGCTGGTCCGCAATCCGCAGCTGCGCAGTTACGTTCAACGGAAGCTGACGCTACGTTGGTCGCCGGAGCAGATCAGCCGGTCGCTGATCCGCGAGTTCCCCGGCGATGCGGAGATGCGCGTGGCGCACGAGACGATCTATCAAGCCTTCTACGTGCAGGGCCGTGGACAACTCCGCCGCGAGCTCACGATGGTGCTGCGGACCGGCCGGGCCAAGCGGAAACCGCATCGTTCTGGCGCCGCTCGCAGACATCGTTTCGCGGATCCGATGGTAATGATCTCCGACCGTCCCGCCGAAATCGAGGACCGCGCCGTTCCCGGACATTGGGAAGGCGACCTCATCATCGGCGGACACCGCAACAGCGCCATCGGCACCCTCGTGGAACGCTCCACCCGGTTCGTGATGCTGATCCATCTCCCCATCGATCGCACCGCAGAATCCGTCCGGGACGGACTGATCAGCGCCGTCAAGACACTCCCACGCGAACTCCGTCGCTCGATCACCTGGGACCAGGGCTCGGAAATGGCAGCTCACAAGTCGTTCACGATAGCCACCGACATCCCGGTCTACTTCTGCGACCCCGCGAGTCCCTGGCAACGCGGCAGCAACGAGAACACCAACGGACTCCTTCGCCAATACTTCCCCAAGGGAAAGGGAACAGACCTCGCCCGATTCACCGCAACCGACCTGACGAACGTCGCCCACGAGCTCAACACCCGCCCACGCAAAACGCTCGGCTGGGAAACCCCAGCCGAACGCCTCGCTAAACTACTCGCCAGCTAA